In the Cylindrospermopsis raciborskii Cr2010 genome, CAATCGCCCTAAAATTCCTGTGACTTTCGCAACCAATCCCTCCCCACTTGAATAGTAATGTCAGAACCAATATCACCAGTGCTTTCTACCCGTACCTCACCAAAACCCAAAACCTGACGAACAGACTCCGCACTGTTACTATCACCCTGTTGGGCCACAATATGGGTTGTTTCCAGCGGTTCCCCCGCACCACGAGAAACGCGACTAACATTCACATATCCAGCTTGTTGTAAAGTATTAATTAGACCCCTAACCGATTGTCCTTCTCCCGTGCTATCTTGAATAGCAATGCGTAATCTGGAAGGGTCAATGGTTTCCTGGGTATCCATCCATGATGCTCCCAAACCAAAGTTTTTCACCGCTAGTTTTTGAATGGCCTCTTGATCCGGTATCCAGTAACTTGCACCATATTTACCGTTTTCGCTGAATCCACCAGGAAGCATTAACATTTCTATATTAGACCTATTTGTTCCTGTGCCAAAACCCAGCAGGGCAATTAGCTCTTCAATAGATAGATTAGTGTCAATATGCTCCTTAATAGTTTCTAAAATCTGCGGAAATCTGGTCAGGGTTGCACCATTCACACTTTGTTCAAAAAGCGCCCTCAGTACCATTTGTTGTCGTTGAATTCTGCCAATGTCACCTAAAGCGTCATGGCGAAATCGCAATAATTGTAGTGCTTGGTCACCACTAAGATGTTGCTTACCTGCTTTTAAATTAATATATAAATGTTGGGAGTCATCCTGATATTTCATATCTTTGGGAACAT is a window encoding:
- a CDS encoding LCP family protein, with protein sequence MSSQRTSAAGNKPVRSKSRNKKPRRSKSGRWLLFVIGMGGIAVLSGLAGALLAVSDSTPLQQANLTPEQASVFARNPISGNGWQFSQLTRPVNILVMGMSVLPPDIQNPPDHTKNLGYLPQLNSFDGLSDVMLLLKFDPQTKKIVMLSIPRDTRAEIEGVGTKKINSANVNGGPALTAKTVSNLLGGVAIDRYIRINVLGVGKLIDALGGITVYVPKDMKYQDDSQHLYINLKAGKQHLSGDQALQLLRFRHDALGDIGRIQRQQMVLRALFEQSVNGATLTRFPQILETIKEHIDTNLSIEELIALLGFGTGTNRSNIEMLMLPGGFSENGKYGASYWIPDQEAIQKLAVKNFGLGASWMDTQETIDPSRLRIAIQDSTGEGQSVRGLINTLQQAGYVNVSRVSRGAGEPLETTHIVAQQGDSNSAESVRQVLGFGEVRVESTGDIGSDITIQVGRDWLRKSQEF